From the Cyclopterus lumpus isolate fCycLum1 chromosome 25, fCycLum1.pri, whole genome shotgun sequence genome, one window contains:
- the sqlea gene encoding squalene monooxygenase has product MWAFLGIASFTYLYKKSNTVLTYAHKELLMAAALFLTVGLLLSYVRYFHSLRVSQVLHLPLSLLSFVPVINNFIPQTSTQRSQETENSCKKSRRTRNRVDTESSASPRASAAGSSVAPEPDVVIVGAGVLGSALAAVLARDGRRVTVVERDLKEPDRIVGELLQPGGFRALKELGLEGSVEGLDAHVVSGYVIHDMESRTEVEIPYPQGEDRTKCGRAFHHGRFIMGLRRTALAQPNVTFIEGTVTSLQEEDGCITGVQYKDKETGDIKEIHAPLTVVADGCFSKFRKSLVSGKAHTSSHFVGCLMKDCPQFKANHAELVLANPNPVLIYQISSSDTRVLVDIRGEMPRNLSEYMAEKIYPQLPEHLKEPFMGALQNDRLRSMPASFLPPSPVNKPGVLLLGDAYNMRHPLTGGGMSVALNDVRIWRSLLENIPDLYDNRAMLQAKKKFHWQRKSSHSFVVNVLAQALYELFAATDNSLHELRKACFQYFQLGGECIAGPIGLLSVLTPKPMTLIGHFFAVALYAIYITFKSESWCTKPRALFKSGAILYRACTVMFPLIYSELKYLVY; this is encoded by the exons aTGTGGGCCTTTCTGGGAATAGCCAGCTTCACATACCTTTACAAAAAATCCAACACAGTCTTGACTTACGCTCACAAAGAGCTTCTAATGGCCGCAGCCTTATTTCTGACAGTCGGCCTGCTGCTGTCGTACGTCAGATATTTTCATAGTCTCAGAGTCTCTCAGGTATTACATTTGCCCCTGAGCCTCTTGTCCTTCGTACCTGTTATCAACAATTTCATCCCCCAAACCTCAACACAGAGGAGCCAGGAGACGGAGAACAGCTGTAAAAAG AGCCGGAGAACAAGGAACAGAGTAGATACAGAGTCCTCCGCCTCACCGAGGGCCTCGGCCGCTGGCTCTTCGGTGGCCCCGGAGCCAGATGTGGTGATAGTTGGGGCGGGGGTCCTGGGCTCTGCCTTGGCGGCCGTCCTAGCCCGGGACGGGAGGAGGGTGACGGTGGTGGAGAGGGACCTGAAAGAGCCTGACCGGATAGTGGGGGAGCTGCTGCAGCCTGGAGGATTCAGGGCGCTCAAAGAGCTTGGACTGGAAG GTTCAGTGGAGGGTCTGGATGCCCACGTGGTGAGCGGCTATGTGATCCACGACATGGAGAGCAGGACAGAGGTAGAGATCCCCTACCCGCAGGGGGAGGACCGAACCAAGTGTGGACGCGCTTTCCATCACGGTCGATTCATCATGGGCCTGAGGAGAACTGCCCTGGCTCAGCCAAA TGTCACATTCATAGAAGGCACCGTGACCAGTTTGCAGGAAGAGGACGGCTGTATAACCGGGGTGCAGTACAAGGATAAAGAAACTGGGGACATCAAG GAAATCCATGCGCCGCTGACTGTTGTGGCTGACGGCTGTTTCTCTAAGTTCAGAAAGAGTCTGGTTTCTGGTAAAGCTCACACCTCCTCTCACTTTGTTGGATGCCTCATGAAG GACTGTCCGCAGTTTAAAGCCAACCATGCTGAGCTGGTGCTGGCCAACCCTAACCCGGTGCTCATCTACCAGATCTCCTCCTCGGACACCAGAGTACTCgtggacatcaggggggagatGCCTCGCAACCTCTCAGAGTACATGGCTGAGAAGATTTACCCTCAGCTGCCAG AGCATTTAAAGGAGCCTTTCATGGGGGCACTACAGAACGATCGACTCAGGTCCATGCCTGCcagcttcctccctccctcccctgtcAACAAGCCAG GCGTGCTTCTCCTGGGTGATGCTTACAACATGAGGCATCCTCTGACGGGAGGAGGGATGAGTGTTGCTCTCAACGATGTTCGCATCTGGAGGAGTCTGCTCGAAAACATCCCGGATCTATACGACAACAGGGCTATGCTGCAG GCAAAGAAAAAATTCCACTGGCAACGCAAGTCATCACATTCTTTCGTGGTGAATGTGTTGGCCCAAGCCCTGTATGAGCTGTTTGCAGCCACAGACA ATTCTCTTCATGAGCTGAGAAAAGCCTGCTTCCAGTACTTCCAGCTTGGTGGAGAGTGCATCGCTGGGCCTATTGGACTCCTCTCAGT GTTGACCCCCAAACCCATGACCCTCATCGGACACTTCTTCGCCGTGGCACTGTACGCGATTTACATCACCTTCAAGTCCGAGTCTTGGTGCACCAAACCTCGAGCTTTGTTCAAGAGCGGAGCCATCCTGTACCGAGCCTGCACCGTCATGTTTCCACTCATCTACTCCGAGCTCAAGTACCTGGTGTACTGA